One part of the Helicobacter cetorum MIT 99-5656 genome encodes these proteins:
- the fur gene encoding ferric iron uptake transcriptional regulator, whose protein sequence is MKRLETLESILERLRMSIKKNGLKNSKQREEVVSVLYRSGTHLSPEEITHCIRQKDKNTSISSVYRILNFLEKENFICVLETSKSGRRYEIAAKEHHDHIICLHCGKIIEFADPEIEHRQNEVAKKHEAKLISHDMKLFVWCKECQEKEG, encoded by the coding sequence ATGAAAAGATTAGAAACTTTGGAATCCATTTTAGAGCGTTTGAGAATGTCTATCAAAAAGAATGGACTAAAAAATTCTAAGCAACGAGAAGAAGTCGTGAGCGTTTTATATCGTAGTGGCACGCACCTAAGCCCTGAAGAAATCACACATTGTATCCGCCAAAAGGATAAAAATACAAGCATTTCCTCAGTGTATCGCATTTTAAATTTCCTAGAAAAAGAAAATTTTATCTGTGTTTTAGAGACTTCAAAAAGCGGACGGCGTTATGAAATTGCGGCTAAAGAACATCATGATCATATCATTTGTTTGCATTGCGGTAAGATCATTGAATTTGCCGACCCTGAAATTGAACACCGCCAAAACGAAGTCGCTAAAAAGCATGAAGCCAAACTCATTAGCCATGACATGAAATTATTTGTATGGTGTAAAGAATGCCAAGAAAAGGAAGGTTAA
- a CDS encoding 5'-3' exonuclease, with the protein MLDIDCVIPNIVRRLLSNKTLPKKFATCSLQEVGVVFLTTQILSIMRKTNCSKTLFFITRGRESFRYQLCDYYKKKRRQFDEDFRTLLKALKIALVEKYPFKKGARIQGEHCFEYEADDIISFYKKKNPKHYVIASMDKDVLYSNSGSHFNLKTETFFNVSKREAQFFAYYQCIVGDKGDNIRGVKGVGEINYRDFLNEQAKEHELWEQTIQAFKIKENLSDVEAKEKALLNMRLVNMHQMTHHGAIKLWEPKFKPQRAFFYKRVRLQNPNFKKSS; encoded by the coding sequence TTGCTGGATATTGATTGTGTTATTCCTAATATTGTTAGGCGTTTGCTTTCTAACAAAACGCTTCCTAAGAAATTCGCAACTTGTAGCCTACAAGAAGTGGGTGTAGTCTTTCTTACCACTCAAATCCTGTCTATCATGCGCAAGACTAATTGCTCTAAAACCCTTTTCTTCATCACTAGGGGTAGGGAGAGTTTTCGTTATCAATTATGCGATTATTATAAGAAAAAACGCCGTCAATTTGATGAAGATTTTAGAACTCTTTTAAAGGCTTTAAAAATCGCTTTGGTTGAAAAATACCCTTTTAAAAAAGGGGCTAGGATTCAAGGCGAGCATTGTTTTGAATACGAAGCTGACGATATTATCTCTTTTTATAAAAAGAAAAATCCCAAGCATTATGTGATAGCCAGCATGGATAAAGATGTCCTATACTCTAATAGTGGCTCTCATTTCAATTTGAAAACAGAGACTTTTTTTAATGTTAGCAAAAGAGAAGCCCAGTTTTTTGCCTACTATCAATGTATTGTAGGAGATAAGGGGGATAATATTCGTGGGGTTAAGGGAGTTGGCGAGATTAATTACAGAGATTTTTTAAACGAGCAAGCCAAAGAGCATGAATTATGGGAACAAACCATACAAGCTTTCAAAATCAAAGAAAATTTGAGCGATGTGGAAGCTAAAGAAAAAGCCCTTTTAAACATGCGTCTAGTCAATATGCACCAGATGACTCATCATGGTGCTATCAAACTCTGGGAGCCTAAGTTCAAACCACAAAGAGCTTTTTTTTACAAAAGAGTAAGGCTACAAAATCCTAATTTTAAAAAGAGTTCCTAA
- a CDS encoding RNA polymerase sigma factor FliA, with protein sequence MILMMDNEMQHLQETPKEKSVEKVLNAYDKQQHHNQDALAVQYLPAVRAMAFRLKERLPSSIDFNDLVSVGTEELIKLARRYESALNDSFWGYAKTRVNGAMLDYLRSLDVISRSSRKLIKNIDNETTKYLNEHGKEPSDEYLAQVLGESIEKIREAKVASDIYALVPIDEQFNAIEQDQITKKIEVEELLEHVQKVLSQMSEREQTLIQLYYFEELNLSEIKEILGITESRISQIIKEVIKKVRKSLGASHG encoded by the coding sequence ATGATTTTGATGATGGACAATGAAATGCAACATTTACAAGAGACTCCTAAGGAAAAAAGCGTAGAAAAAGTTTTGAACGCCTATGATAAGCAACAACACCACAATCAAGATGCACTAGCTGTTCAGTATTTACCAGCGGTGCGTGCTATGGCGTTTCGCTTGAAAGAGCGCTTGCCTAGTTCTATTGATTTTAACGACCTAGTCTCTGTCGGCACTGAAGAATTAATTAAATTAGCTAGGCGTTATGAGAGTGCGTTAAACGACTCTTTTTGGGGGTATGCAAAAACTCGTGTCAATGGAGCGATGTTAGATTATTTACGCTCTTTAGATGTGATTTCTCGCTCTAGTAGGAAATTGATTAAAAATATTGATAATGAGACAACCAAGTATCTTAATGAGCATGGAAAAGAGCCTAGTGATGAGTATTTAGCACAGGTTTTGGGTGAAAGCATTGAAAAAATTAGAGAAGCTAAAGTAGCTTCTGATATTTACGCTTTAGTGCCTATAGATGAGCAATTTAATGCGATTGAGCAAGACCAAATCACTAAAAAAATTGAAGTAGAAGAGTTGTTAGAGCATGTCCAAAAAGTGTTGAGTCAAATGAGTGAGCGAGAGCAAACCCTTATCCAGCTCTATTACTTTGAAGAGTTGAATTTGAGTGAGATTAAAGAGATTTTAGGTATTACAGAATCACGCATTTCTCAAATTATCAAAGAAGTGATTAAAAAAGTGCGTAAATCCTTAGGAGCAAGCCATGGCTGA
- a CDS encoding YhcH/YjgK/YiaL family protein, whose protein sequence is MAIVGALGSLGHLFKKTQELEILHGYLKNALQKDSEICQRILSLAQNKEHRVHLGHGMFSIEQSYCLEHARESEKGFFESHEQYVDFQLIIQGTEGAKVLDRSQATLKTPYDEKKDLIVYEPACETSFLCLTKGMLAIFFENDVHALRFYDKSFERRMTEAIFKVVVKVPKGLIKFKL, encoded by the coding sequence ATGGCAATTGTTGGTGCATTGGGTTCGCTAGGGCATTTGTTTAAGAAAACGCAAGAATTAGAAATTTTGCATGGGTATTTAAAAAATGCTTTACAAAAAGATAGTGAAATTTGTCAAAGGATTTTAAGTCTTGCTCAAAATAAAGAACATCGGGTTCATTTAGGGCATGGCATGTTTAGTATAGAACAGAGCTATTGCTTAGAGCATGCTAGAGAGAGCGAGAAGGGCTTTTTTGAAAGCCACGAGCAATATGTGGATTTTCAGTTAATCATTCAAGGGACTGAAGGAGCTAAGGTGCTAGATAGAAGCCAAGCCACTCTTAAAACGCCTTATGATGAAAAGAAAGACTTAATCGTTTATGAGCCAGCTTGTGAAACTTCTTTTCTGTGTTTGACAAAGGGTATGTTAGCTATCTTTTTTGAGAATGATGTGCATGCGTTAAGATTTTATGACAAGTCTTTTGAGAGACGCATGACAGAAGCGATTTTTAAGGTGGTAGTTAAGGTGCCTAAAGGGCTAATCAAGTTTAAGCTATAG
- the fliY gene encoding flagellar motor switch protein FliY → MQDFIKIFIQEIISTLEGLVGKAPSVELKKEVATDEEAWESLANVPYARVVISAVSESESHIELLAPASLVTSLSDLMLGGDGASKEDLDNDDLDAFKEMASNIFGAIATSLKSQELLPKLNFTTTSAEISNELPKKEDYAKAIVLSFKMEAFEESQMILLTTTAFSHQFEATSSPTETPQNSASVSESIEAQKHEVALDNTEIRNISMLLDVKLNVKVRIGQKKMILKDVVSMDIGSVVELDQLVNDPLEILVDDKVIAKGEVVIVDGNFGIQITDIGTKKERLEQLKN, encoded by the coding sequence ATGCAAGATTTTATTAAGATTTTTATCCAAGAGATTATTTCTACCTTAGAAGGATTAGTGGGTAAGGCTCCGAGCGTAGAATTAAAAAAAGAAGTGGCTACTGATGAAGAAGCTTGGGAAAGTTTGGCGAATGTGCCTTATGCAAGGGTAGTTATTAGTGCAGTAAGCGAGAGTGAGAGCCATATTGAATTATTAGCTCCAGCAAGTTTGGTTACTTCATTGAGTGATTTAATGCTAGGGGGTGATGGGGCTAGTAAAGAAGATTTGGATAATGATGATTTAGATGCGTTTAAAGAAATGGCTTCTAATATTTTTGGAGCGATTGCTACAAGCTTGAAGTCTCAAGAATTGCTTCCTAAATTAAACTTTACGACAACAAGTGCTGAGATTTCTAATGAGCTTCCTAAAAAAGAAGATTATGCTAAGGCTATTGTGCTTTCTTTCAAGATGGAAGCTTTTGAAGAAAGCCAAATGATTCTCTTGACAACCACCGCTTTTAGCCATCAATTTGAAGCCACTTCTTCGCCCACAGAAACCCCACAAAACTCAGCAAGTGTTTCAGAGTCTATAGAAGCTCAAAAGCATGAAGTGGCATTAGACAATACAGAAATCCGCAACATTAGCATGCTTTTAGATGTGAAATTGAATGTCAAAGTGCGTATCGGTCAAAAAAAGATGATTTTAAAAGATGTGGTTTCTATGGATATCGGAAGTGTGGTAGAGCTTGACCAGCTGGTGAATGACCCTTTAGAGATTCTAGTAGATGACAAAGTAATTGCTAAGGGCGAAGTGGTAATTGTGGATGGGAATTTTGGCATACAAATCACAGATATTGGGACCAAAAAAGAACGTTTAGAACAATTGAAAAATTAA
- a CDS encoding MinD/ParA family protein, whose product MSNQASRLDSFINVKASKSFFNNRGNTKFIAITSGKGGVGKSNISANLAYSLYKKGYKVGVFDADIGLANLDVIFGVKTYKNILHALKGEAKLQEIICEIEPGLCLIPGDSGEEILKYISGTEALDKFVDDEGVLSSLDYIVIDTGAGIGATTQAFLNASDCVVVVTTPDPSAITDAYACIKINAKNKNELFLITNMVAQPKEGKATYDRLLKVAKSNIVSLQLHYLGAIENSSLLKRYIRERKILRKIAPNDLFSQSIDQIAGILVSKLETGILETPKEDFKSFFKRLLKYLG is encoded by the coding sequence ATGAGTAATCAGGCGAGCCGTTTAGACAGCTTTATCAATGTCAAAGCCTCTAAGAGTTTTTTTAATAATAGGGGAAATACAAAGTTTATTGCCATAACAAGTGGTAAGGGGGGAGTGGGAAAATCTAATATTAGTGCTAATTTAGCCTATTCTTTGTATAAGAAAGGTTATAAGGTAGGGGTGTTTGATGCAGATATTGGTTTAGCGAATTTAGATGTAATCTTTGGGGTAAAAACTTATAAGAATATTTTGCACGCTCTCAAAGGTGAAGCTAAATTGCAAGAAATTATTTGCGAGATTGAACCGGGACTTTGTCTCATTCCTGGGGATAGTGGCGAAGAAATTTTAAAATATATTAGTGGCACAGAAGCCTTAGATAAATTTGTAGATGATGAAGGGGTTTTAAGCTCCTTAGATTATATCGTTATTGATACAGGAGCTGGGATTGGAGCCACTACGCAAGCGTTTTTAAATGCGAGCGATTGTGTGGTGGTGGTTACCACACCTGACCCATCAGCCATCACTGATGCGTATGCATGCATAAAAATTAATGCTAAGAATAAAAATGAATTGTTTCTTATCACAAACATGGTGGCACAGCCTAAAGAAGGCAAGGCAACTTATGATAGGTTGCTTAAGGTAGCTAAAAGCAATATTGTTTCATTACAACTGCATTACTTAGGAGCGATAGAGAACAGCTCTTTATTGAAACGCTACATTAGGGAGCGAAAGATTTTGCGAAAAATTGCCCCTAATGATTTGTTTTCGCAATCTATTGACCAAATAGCTGGTATTTTAGTTTCTAAACTAGAGACAGGCATTTTAGAAACACCAAAAGAAGATTTTAAAAGCTTTTTTAAGAGACTTTTGAAATATTTGGGATAG
- a CDS encoding DUF2147 domain-containing protein, with translation MVTIIIFLAFFGFLGAVELSGIYQTQAFLHMKSSYVEFFKYKGKFYAYGISNVDGSSARKDKYNPNPELRNRSDKGVVFLSGLVKKGDRSYKDGKAYNFYDGKTYYVKVTQNSKGDLEFTPSYDKWGYVGKTFIWKRMSNEQVKALKLKRFNLNEVLKTIQASP, from the coding sequence ATGGTTACAATCATAATTTTCTTAGCCTTTTTTGGCTTTTTAGGGGCTGTGGAGCTGTCTGGAATCTATCAAACTCAGGCGTTTTTACACATGAAAAGTTCTTATGTGGAATTTTTCAAATACAAGGGCAAATTTTATGCTTATGGTATTTCTAATGTAGATGGCTCTAGTGCCAGAAAAGACAAATATAACCCTAACCCAGAACTAAGGAATCGTAGCGATAAGGGCGTGGTGTTTTTGAGCGGTTTGGTCAAAAAGGGCGATAGGTCTTATAAAGATGGAAAAGCTTATAATTTTTATGATGGCAAGACTTACTATGTCAAGGTAACTCAAAATTCAAAGGGGGATTTGGAATTTACCCCAAGCTATGACAAATGGGGGTATGTAGGCAAAACCTTCATTTGGAAACGCATGAGCAATGAACAAGTTAAAGCCCTAAAACTCAAGCGTTTTAACTTGAATGAAGTCCTTAAAACCATTCAAGCTAGTCCTTGA
- a CDS encoding heat shock protein transcriptional repressor HspR: protein MCDYDEPLYLISVVAKILDVHPQTLRQYEKEGLIEPNRTGGKMRLYSQRDMDKIKTILRLTRDMGVNLAGVDIILRLKEKLDELDNLNKELQNALHKRSKDNTTLMKNLNTPTDSYELILFKK from the coding sequence ATGTGTGATTATGATGAACCGCTTTATTTAATCAGTGTTGTAGCTAAAATCCTAGATGTGCATCCTCAAACCTTGCGGCAATATGAAAAAGAAGGTTTGATAGAGCCTAACAGAACCGGTGGAAAAATGCGTCTGTATTCTCAACGAGACATGGATAAAATTAAGACTATTTTACGCCTTACAAGAGATATGGGGGTTAATCTAGCGGGCGTAGATATTATTTTACGCTTGAAAGAAAAATTAGACGAATTAGATAATCTCAATAAAGAATTGCAAAACGCTCTTCACAAACGCTCTAAAGATAACACAACCTTAATGAAAAATTTAAATACCCCTACTGATTCTTATGAATTGATTTTATTTAAAAAATGA
- a CDS encoding response regulator encodes MKILIIEDDLALARSISHNLHDLGHTCEIISSISQENKEPYDVILVSSKVCTQGRCEHFVRYNSKQIIIMMASHVNEDGVNKPIQAGARDYILKPFKMDELLRKIQYHKAYQEMTARIGFYENYLDFIHAELPLPKDFSYRPPFVIHTQSQDLANAYLLQYAKEKQMDFSFFSLKDTTWKELYKNKDKLERPFYITHLEELKKDEQVKLLELALSCPIVLSYTHKEPLDFPRVVTIESENKPLALFNNNAQFLSIQEYEKEAIKHFSCACTDTELASKLGISRKSLWEKRRKYNLPRK; translated from the coding sequence ATGAAAATCTTAATCATTGAAGACGATTTAGCACTTGCAAGAAGCATTTCCCACAATTTACATGATTTAGGGCATACTTGCGAGATTATCTCTAGCATTTCTCAAGAAAACAAAGAGCCTTATGATGTGATTTTAGTTTCTTCTAAGGTTTGCACTCAAGGGCGTTGTGAGCATTTTGTGCGTTATAACTCTAAGCAAATTATTATCATGATGGCTTCACATGTCAATGAAGATGGCGTGAATAAGCCCATTCAAGCTGGAGCGAGAGACTATATTTTAAAACCTTTTAAAATGGACGAATTGTTGCGTAAGATTCAATACCACAAAGCCTATCAAGAAATGACCGCTCGCATTGGGTTTTATGAAAATTACTTGGATTTTATCCATGCTGAATTGCCCTTGCCTAAAGATTTCTCTTACAGACCGCCCTTTGTGATTCACACGCAATCTCAAGACCTTGCTAACGCTTATTTATTGCAATATGCTAAAGAAAAACAAATGGATTTTTCTTTCTTCTCTTTAAAAGACACGACTTGGAAAGAGTTATACAAAAATAAAGACAAATTGGAACGCCCCTTTTACATCACGCATTTAGAAGAACTCAAAAAAGATGAGCAAGTCAAGTTGCTAGAATTAGCTCTTTCATGCCCTATTGTGCTGTCTTATACCCATAAAGAACCTTTAGATTTTCCTAGAGTTGTTACCATAGAAAGCGAAAACAAACCCCTAGCCTTATTCAACAATAACGCGCAATTTCTTTCTATCCAAGAATATGAAAAAGAAGCTATCAAACATTTTTCTTGTGCATGCACTGACACTGAGCTGGCGAGCAAGCTTGGCATTAGCCGTAAAAGCCTTTGGGAAAAACGCCGTAAATACAATTTACCCCGCAAATAA
- a CDS encoding DnaJ family protein — translation MSKSLYQTLNVSENASQDEIKKSYRRLARQYHPDLNKTKEAEEKFKEINAAYEILSDEEKRRQYDQFGDNMFGGQHFSDFARSRGSSENLDDILSSIFGRGGFSQGFSQNAQGFSSFGFSNFAPENLDITTTLNVSVLDTLLGNKKQVIINNETFNIKIPIGVEEGEKIRVRNKGKMGRMTRGDLLLQIHVEEDEIYRREKDDIIQIFDLPLKMALFGGKIEIVAWHKTLTLTIPPNTKAMQKFRVKAQGVKNRKTSHTGDLYLQARLILPKVEELSDELRALLEKEL, via the coding sequence ATGAGTAAGAGTTTATACCAGACTTTAAATGTGAGCGAAAACGCCAGCCAAGATGAAATCAAAAAATCTTATCGCCGTTTAGCTAGACAATACCATCCTGATTTGAATAAGACCAAAGAAGCCGAAGAAAAATTTAAAGAAATCAACGCCGCTTATGAAATCTTAAGCGATGAAGAAAAACGCCGTCAATACGACCAGTTTGGAGACAATATGTTTGGCGGACAACACTTTAGTGATTTTGCTAGAAGCCGTGGCTCTAGTGAAAATTTAGATGATATTTTAAGCTCTATTTTTGGAAGGGGGGGCTTTTCACAAGGATTTTCTCAAAACGCACAGGGCTTTTCTAGTTTTGGTTTTTCTAATTTCGCCCCTGAAAATTTAGACATTACCACCACTTTAAATGTGTCTGTCCTAGACACCCTTTTAGGTAATAAAAAGCAAGTCATTATCAATAATGAGACCTTTAACATTAAAATTCCTATCGGCGTAGAAGAAGGCGAAAAAATTAGGGTGCGTAATAAAGGGAAAATGGGGCGAATGACTAGGGGTGATTTGCTCCTACAAATCCATGTTGAAGAAGATGAAATTTATAGGCGTGAAAAAGATGATATTATTCAAATCTTTGACTTACCCTTAAAAATGGCTCTTTTTGGGGGTAAAATTGAAATTGTGGCTTGGCATAAAACCCTAACTTTAACCATTCCACCTAACACAAAGGCTATGCAAAAATTCCGTGTTAAAGCCCAAGGGGTTAAAAACAGAAAAACTTCGCATACAGGAGATTTGTATTTACAAGCTCGTTTAATCTTACCTAAAGTTGAAGAGCTATCTGATGAATTAAGAGCGTTATTAGAAAAGGAATTATAA
- the fliM gene encoding flagellar motor switch protein FliM — MADILSQEEIDALLEVVDENVDIQNVQKKDIIPQRSVTLYDFKRPNRVSKEQLRSFRSIHDKMARNLSSQISSIMRSIVEIQLHSVDQMTYGEFLMSLPSPTSFNVFSMKPMGGTGVLEINPSIAFPMIDRLLGGKGSAYEQNREFSDIELNLLDTILRQVMQILKEVWLPVVEMFPTIDAKESSANVVQIVAQNEIAIMVVLEIIIGHSRGMMNICYPVISIESILSKMGSRDLMLSETNSKKSRNKELQALLSGVSVDMMVFLGAIDLSLKEVLDLDVGDTIRLNKVANDEVSVFVHKKKRYLASVGFQGYRKTIQIKEVIYGEKERTKEILEMLEEQRRGKVGDIMKTEEE, encoded by the coding sequence ATGGCTGATATTTTAAGCCAAGAAGAAATTGATGCGCTTTTAGAAGTCGTTGATGAAAATGTAGATATTCAGAATGTCCAAAAAAAAGATATTATTCCCCAACGCAGTGTAACTCTTTATGATTTTAAACGCCCTAATCGTGTGAGCAAGGAGCAACTACGCTCTTTTAGAAGTATCCATGACAAAATGGCTAGGAATCTCTCTAGTCAAATTTCTTCTATCATGCGCTCTATTGTAGAAATTCAGCTTCATAGCGTTGACCAAATGACTTATGGCGAATTTTTAATGAGCTTGCCTAGTCCTACAAGCTTTAATGTCTTTTCTATGAAGCCTATGGGCGGAACTGGGGTTTTAGAAATTAATCCTAGCATTGCTTTTCCTATGATTGACAGATTACTAGGGGGCAAGGGAAGTGCGTATGAGCAAAATAGGGAGTTTAGCGATATTGAATTGAATTTGCTAGATACGATTTTGCGCCAAGTGATGCAAATTTTGAAAGAAGTTTGGTTGCCTGTAGTAGAGATGTTTCCTACTATTGATGCTAAAGAATCTAGTGCAAATGTGGTTCAAATCGTGGCTCAAAATGAAATTGCGATTATGGTGGTCTTAGAAATTATTATCGGACATAGTCGTGGCATGATGAATATTTGCTACCCAGTTATCTCTATTGAGAGTATTCTTTCTAAAATGGGGAGTAGGGATTTAATGCTTTCAGAAACTAACTCTAAAAAGAGCCGTAATAAAGAATTGCAAGCCTTACTAAGTGGGGTGAGTGTGGATATGATGGTGTTTTTAGGTGCGATAGATTTGAGCTTGAAAGAAGTGTTAGATTTAGATGTGGGGGATACCATTCGCTTGAATAAGGTAGCCAATGATGAAGTGAGCGTGTTCGTGCATAAGAAAAAGCGTTATTTAGCGAGTGTAGGGTTTCAAGGGTATAGAAAAACCATTCAAATTAAGGAAGTGATTTATGGTGAAAAAGAGCGGACTAAAGAAATTTTAGAAATGTTAGAAGAACAGCGTAGGGGTAAAGTGGGCGATATTATGAAGACAGAAGAAGAGTAA
- a CDS encoding replication-associated recombination protein A yields MSLTSLLNPKSLEDFLGQEHLIGRDTPLFKALRSKHFPHAFFYGPPGVGKTSLAQIIAHTLERPILSFNATDFKLDDLRLKLKNYQNALLKPIVFIDETHRLNKTQQEFLLPIMEKDFALILGASTQDPNYSLSHAIRSRSFIFELTPLKNSELEKLCSKALKLLDKQIEPSAKVYLLNNSAGDARALLNLLDLSAKIENPITLETLKSLRPHSLNDGACSDDTHYNLISALIKSLRGSDENASLYYLARLIAGGENPEFIARRLVIFASEDIGNANPNALNLATSCLFSVKQIGYPEARIILSQCVIYLACSPKSNTAYKAINKALDCIKKGGLYPIPKHLLPNAKDYLYPHDYNGYVKQDYLEKPLEFVCSQGIGFEKTLKEWLEKIKSV; encoded by the coding sequence ATGAGCTTGACTTCTCTTTTAAACCCAAAAAGCCTAGAAGATTTTTTAGGGCAAGAGCATTTAATAGGAAGAGATACCCCCCTATTTAAAGCCTTACGCTCAAAACACTTTCCGCATGCCTTTTTCTATGGCCCACCAGGCGTGGGTAAAACAAGCTTGGCTCAAATCATCGCTCACACTTTAGAACGCCCTATTCTCTCGTTTAATGCGACCGATTTTAAGCTTGATGATTTGCGTCTTAAACTCAAAAATTACCAAAATGCCCTTTTAAAACCGATTGTTTTTATTGATGAAACCCACAGATTGAATAAAACCCAGCAAGAATTTTTACTCCCCATTATGGAGAAAGATTTTGCTCTCATCTTAGGGGCTAGCACACAAGACCCTAACTACAGCCTAAGCCATGCCATTCGTTCAAGAAGTTTCATTTTTGAATTAACCCCCCTAAAAAATAGCGAATTAGAAAAACTTTGCTCTAAAGCCTTAAAATTGCTAGACAAACAAATAGAACCTAGCGCTAAAGTTTATCTTTTAAATAACAGTGCCGGTGATGCTAGAGCGTTATTGAATCTCTTAGATTTGAGTGCCAAAATAGAAAATCCTATCACTTTAGAAACCCTAAAATCCTTACGCCCCCATAGTCTAAATGACGGAGCCTGCAGCGATGATACCCATTATAATCTTATCAGTGCGTTAATCAAGTCTTTAAGGGGAAGCGATGAAAACGCTTCTTTATACTATCTAGCACGCCTAATTGCTGGCGGAGAAAATCCTGAATTTATCGCAAGAAGGCTTGTTATTTTTGCGAGTGAAGACATAGGCAACGCTAATCCAAACGCCCTTAATCTAGCCACTTCATGCTTATTTTCAGTCAAACAAATCGGCTATCCAGAAGCTCGCATTATTTTGAGTCAATGCGTGATTTATTTGGCTTGTTCGCCTAAGTCTAACACGGCTTATAAAGCCATAAACAAAGCCCTAGATTGTATTAAAAAAGGGGGGCTTTATCCTATTCCTAAGCACCTACTACCTAATGCCAAAGATTATCTTTACCCACACGATTATAATGGCTATGTGAAACAAGACTATTTAGAAAAACCCTTAGAATTTGTTTGTTCTCAAGGCATAGGGTTTGAAAAAACCTTGAAAGAATGGTTAGAGAAAATAAAGTCTGTTTGA
- a CDS encoding bifunctional 2-C-methyl-D-erythritol 4-phosphate cytidylyltransferase/2-C-methyl-D-erythritol 2,4-cyclodiphosphate synthase — MSFIKVNGETFQVSLEVLEENTNSLSNEEALKMLAKQTSVILLSAGDSRRFSQTIKKQWLRSCHTPLWLSVYHSFKEALDFDEIVLVVSELDYIYIKRHYPEIKLVVGGASRQESVNNALKIIDSAYVLTSDVARGLVDIKVLENLFLTLNQTNHYCIAPYLPCYDSAIYYNEILDREAIKLIQTPQLSHTKTLQLALAQGEFKDESTAILQAFPNLVSYIEGSSHLHKLTTSDDLKHFTPFFNPSNDTFIGIGFDTHAFIRNKPMVLGGVTLDCEFGLKAHSDGDALLHAIIDAILGAIKAGDIGEWFADDDERYKNADSSVLLKIVLDFAQSIGFELLEVGASILSEIPKITPYKPVILENLSRLLGLKKSQISLKATTMEKMGFIGKQEGLLAQAHVSMGYRKTI; from the coding sequence ATGTCTTTTATCAAAGTAAATGGGGAGACTTTTCAAGTTTCTTTAGAGGTCTTAGAAGAAAATACAAACTCTCTTAGCAATGAAGAAGCGTTAAAAATGCTTGCCAAACAAACAAGCGTCATCTTACTTAGTGCTGGAGATTCTAGGCGTTTTTCTCAAACGATTAAAAAGCAATGGCTACGCTCTTGTCATACTCCCCTATGGCTAAGTGTTTATCACAGCTTTAAAGAAGCCCTAGACTTTGATGAAATTGTTTTAGTAGTGAGTGAGCTAGACTATATTTATATCAAACGCCACTATCCAGAAATCAAGCTTGTAGTAGGCGGAGCCTCACGACAAGAGTCTGTGAATAATGCTCTAAAAATTATTGATAGTGCTTATGTGCTTACAAGCGATGTGGCTAGGGGTTTGGTAGATATAAAAGTGCTTGAGAATTTGTTTTTGACTTTGAATCAAACCAATCATTATTGTATCGCCCCCTACTTACCATGCTATGATAGTGCAATTTATTATAATGAAATTTTAGACAGAGAAGCCATCAAACTCATTCAAACTCCGCAATTGAGCCACACCAAAACACTTCAATTAGCCTTAGCTCAAGGAGAGTTTAAAGACGAAAGCACCGCTATTTTACAAGCTTTTCCTAACCTTGTAAGCTATATTGAAGGTAGTAGCCATTTACATAAACTCACTACAAGTGATGATTTGAAGCATTTTACACCTTTTTTTAACCCTTCAAATGACACTTTCATAGGTATAGGCTTTGACACGCATGCCTTCATTAGAAATAAACCCATGGTTTTAGGCGGGGTTACTTTGGATTGTGAATTTGGGTTAAAAGCCCACAGCGATGGCGATGCCCTTTTGCATGCGATTATTGATGCGATTTTAGGTGCGATTAAAGCTGGAGATATTGGAGAGTGGTTTGCAGATGATGATGAGCGTTATAAAAACGCTGATTCGAGCGTGCTTTTAAAAATTGTATTGGATTTTGCTCAAAGTATTGGGTTTGAGCTATTAGAAGTTGGGGCGAGTATATTGAGCGAAATCCCTAAGATTACTCCCTATAAGCCGGTGATTTTAGAAAATTTGAGCCGTCTTTTAGGCTTGAAAAAATCTCAAATCAGTCTCAAAGCCACTACGATGGAAAAAATGGGCTTTATTGGAAAACAAGAAGGATTATTAGCTCAAGCGCATGTGAGTATGGGCTATAGGAAAACGATTTGA